In Notamacropus eugenii isolate mMacEug1 chromosome 1, mMacEug1.pri_v2, whole genome shotgun sequence, one genomic interval encodes:
- the GSN gene encoding gelsolin isoform X2 produces MVVEHAEFLKAGKEPGLQIWRVEQFDLVPVPKNLYGDFFTGDAYLILNTIKRRDGTLQYDLHFWLGNECTQDESGAAAIFTVQMDDYLNGKAIQHREVQGHESSTFLGYFKSGIKYKKGGVASGFKHVVPNEVVVERLFQVKGRRVVRATEVPVSWNSFNQGDCFILDLGNDIYQWCGTDSNRFERLKATQVSKGIRDNERSGRAKVHVSEDGSEPERMLQVLGPKPILPPGTDDTAKEDATNRRLAKLYKVSNSAGTMAVSLVADENPFSQAALSSDDCFILDHGTNGKIFVWKGRQANSEERKAALRSASDFISKMNYPKHTQVQVIPQDGETPLFKQFFKNWRDRDQTQGLGVAYVSSHIANVERVPFDAATLHNSTAMAAQHGMEDDGTGQKQIWRIEGSDKVPVSPSTYGQFYGGDSYIILYNYQHAGRRGQIIYNWQGADSSSEERAAAAILTVELDKELGGTAVQSRVVQGKEPAHLMSLFGGKPMIIYKGGTSREGGQTVPASTRLFQVRSSSSGATRAVEVNPAASELNSNDAFVLKTPSSAYLWVGEGASDTEKSGAQELLKVLKAQPVQVAEGSEPDSFWEALGGKAAYRTSPRLKDKKLDAHPPRLFACSNKIGRFVIEEVPGEFMQEDLATDDVMLLDTWDQVYVWVGKDSQEEEKTEALASAKRYIETDPANRDRRTPITIVKQGFEPPSFMGWFLGWDSSYWDVDPLDRAMAELNV; encoded by the exons GGAATGAGTGTACTCAGGATGAGAGTGGTGCTGCTGCCATCTTCACTGTACAGATGGATGACTACCTGAATGGAAAAGCAATTCAGCACCGGGAGGTCCAGGGCCATGAATCTTCAACATTCCTTGGCtacttcaaatctggcatcaaGTACAAG AAAGGCGGTGTGGCTTCTGGCTTCAAGCACGTGGTACCCAACGAGGTAGTTGTGGAGAGACTGTTCCAGGTCAAAGGACGCCGAGTGGTCCGGGCCACAGAGGTGCCTGTTTCATGGAATAGCTTCAACCAGGGTGACTGCTTCATCCTTGACTTGGGGAAT GACATCTACCAGTGGTGTGGCACTGACAGTAACCGTTTTGAGCGACTCAAGGCCACCCAAGTGTCCAAGGGCATCCGAGACAATGAGCGGAGTGGCCGGGCCAAAGTGCACGTTTCAGAGGATGGATCTGAGCCTGAGAGGATGCTCCAG GTCCTGGGACCCAAGCCCATTCTGCCTCCAGGAACAGATGACACTGCCAAAGAGGATGCAACCAATCGCAGACTTGCAAAGCTCTACAAG GTTTCCAATAGTGCTGGCACTATGGCTGTGTCCTTGGTGGCTGATGAGAACCCCTTCTCTCAGGCAGCCCTGAGCTCGGATGACTGCTTTATCCTGGACCATGGCACAAATGGGAAGATCTTTGTCTGGAAAG GCAGACAGGCTAACTCAGAGGAGAGGAAGGCTGCGCTCAGGAGTGCCTCTGACTTCATCTCCAAGATGAACTATCCCAAGCATACCCAG GTCCAAGTCATTCCACAAGATGGTGAAACCCCACTGTTCAAGCAGTTTTTCAAGAACTGGAGGGATCGGGATCAGACCCAGGGCCTGGGAGTGGCCTACGTTTCCAGCCACATCGCCAATGTTGAGCGGGTGCCTTTCGATGCTGCCACCCTGCACAACTCCACTGCTATggctgcccagcatggcatggaAGATGATGGCACTGGCCAGAAGCAG ATCTGGAGAATTGAAGGCTCTGACAAAGTTCCAGTGAGCCCCTCCACTTACGGCCAGTTCTATGGAGGTGACAGCTACATCATTCTGTACAACTATCAGCATGCAGGACGACGGGGACAGATCATCTATAACTG GCAGGGGGCTGATTCCAGCTCGGAAGAGCGTGCCGCAGCTGCCATCCTTACAGTAGAGTTGGATAAGGAATTAGGCGGTACTGCAGTACAG AGCCGAGTTGTGCAGGGCAAGGAGCCTGCCCACCTGATGAGCCTATTTGGCGGTAAGCCTATGATCATCTACAAAGGTGGCACCTCCAGAGAGGGTGGGCAGACAGTCCCTGCCAGTACCCGCCTCTTCCAGGTTCGCTCCAGCAGCTCCGGAGCCACCAGGGCCGTGGAG GTGAACCCGGCTGCAAGTGAACTGAACTCCAATGATGCCTTTGTACTGAAAACTCCATCATCTGCCTATCTGTGGGTGGGTGAAGGAGCCAGCGACACAGAGAAATCTGGGGCCCAGGAACTGCTGAAGGTGCTGAAGGCTCAGCCTGTGCAAGTGGCTGAGGGCAGTGAGCCAG ATAGCTTCTGGGAAGCCCTGGGTGGGAAGGCTGCATATCGCACATCTCCACGGCTGAAGGACAAGAAACTAGACGCCCATCCTCCTCGTCTATTTGCCTGCTCCAACAAGATTGGCCGCTTTGTG ATTGAAGAGGTCCCTGGGGAATTTATGCAAGAAGATCTGGCTACAGATGATGTCATGCTCTTGGATACCTGGGATCAG GTATATGTCTGGGTTGGAAAGGACTCtcaagaagaggaaaagacagaagcTTTAGCATCTG CTAAGCGGTACATTGAAACTGATCCTGCAAACCGGGATCGTCGAACACCCATCACGATTGTGAAGCAAGGCTTTGAGCCACCCTCATTCATGGGCTGGTTCCTTGGCTGGGACAGCAGCTACTGGGATGTGGACCCATTGGACAGGGCCATGGCTGAGCTGAATGTCTGA